From Cryobacterium sp. GrIS_2_6:
TGGGGCCTGATCGACCAGTACACGCTCCTGATCCACCCGTTGGTGCTCGGCACCGGTCGACGCCTCTTCCCGGACGGTGGCCCCTCGGCATCCCTCGACCTCATCGACAGCACGACGACGAGCACGGGTGTCATCATCGCGACCTATCGCCCAGCGGCCCCCGTCGCACCGGCGCCGCCGGTCCCCCTGCCCGGGCTCGCCTGAATTAGAGGTCCAGTTCGGATCGGCCGAATTTCTCGCGCAAGAAACGACTCTGGTCTTCGAGCGCCGCGAGGTCTTTGGCGTACAGCGCGGTGCGGATGCTATCGCTCTCCGTCTCGAGGATGTCCAACTGCTCGATCAGTTCGTCCTGAGCCGTCTTCTTCCCGCCGACCCGGCTCGCGATCGCAAAGCTCCGCGGCAGGTTCAGGAACCGCTGGATCGACGTGGGCAGGTAGTCGAGGATCATCTGCTCGACCGTGTGAGCCTGATCGGCCGCTTCGTTCAGGTCCGTCCAGCGGGCGATGACCTGATCGAGGGCATCCAGGATTCGGGCGAGCCTTGAGGTCGCTTCGTCCGGCAGGCGGCGGTTCTCCGCCGTCATCGATCTCCTCAGCACGGCCAACTGGGCAGCAAGGTCCGCGGCTGACGCCACGCCCCCGTTTCCATGCAGTGGTCCCGGCCGCAGGTCGACCCTGTCGCGCGGGGCGCCGAGCGCGCCGACCGCGTACATCGCGACGACGACAACGGGCCACAGCGGACCGAGGCCGACGGCGACGTGCGCGCCGAGGGTCGCGATGCCCAGTACCGAGCCCACGATGTTCTTCGTGGAGGCGAGCCACCGCGACACGCTACTGGTACCCACGAATGTCCTGGAATGCGCTCGACAGGTCGCCGTTCAGGGCGTCGAAGGCCTGCCCGCCCGTGAGCTTCGCCACGCTCGTGAGCTCGTCGACGTTGCCATTGCCGAAGAGCACGACGTAGGTCGCGATGGACCGGGTATCCGCATCCTGGGCCGCGTAGTAGTCCGCGAAGTCCTTCGCCGTTGCACCGTCGGTGTTCTCGCCATCGGTCATGAGCACGATCGAGACGAAGGTGTCCGGCCGTTCGGCCTTCTGCTTCCGCGCGAGGGCATACGCCCGTTCCAGCGAGGCATAGATCGCCGTGCCGCCGTCTGCGGAGAGTCCATCCGCCACATCGCGAATCCGTTGCAGGGCCTCGGTCTTGTCCGCCTGTGGCACGTCGACAATCGTCGGGGCATCCGGGGCGGTGCTGAACGGGATCAGGGTCACGCGCTCACGGTTGCGGAACGCGGCAAAACCGCCCGTCGTCGAGGAATCTGCCCCGGCGAGGTTCTTGAGCGCCTTTTGGAGCGCGGTGAGCCGCTCCCCCGCCATCGACCCGGAGGTATCGAGCACGAAGAGCGTCTGCGCGGGTGCCCTCACCGTGTCGAGGTAGGTCTCGATCAGGGTATTGGCGACGTCCAGTGTGTTCGGGAATGGAGTCTCGAAAAGGATGCCGGCCGGGAAGGCCGAACCGGTGTCGGTCCCGGGAACGCCTGGCCGACGGTGGGTCTCCGACACGATTCGTTTCTGTACGGCGTCCGTGGTCAGCCAGGCCGTCAGGGTGTCGAAGAGTGGACGCTTGCCCGTGTCGGCCGAGGCCAGCAGGGTGAGCGGATAGTCGCTCGTGACCACCCCGTCGGTCGGCCGGACGATCGTGAGCGGTGCAGCCGTGCTGTCGAGACCGAGGAGTACGGACTCGTAATTGATGACGCCGTCGACGAGGGTGGGGTCTGCGAGGAACTTGTCCGCGAGGAAGCCGGAGGACCCGGCGGTCAGTTTCTGCCCGGAGAAGAACCGGGTCAGCTCAGGACCGACCGCAGTGACGTCCGCATCGGTGAGCGCGGTTCCCGTTCCGGACAGAGCCGTTGCGACCGCCACGAGGGCACTGAACCCAGAGTTCGAGGCCGCGGGATTGGTCATGCCATACGTGAATTCACCGTCGGCAGCGGCGGTGGCGAGGTCCGACCAGGTCGGCGGGGCGGAGTCCCAGCCGAGCCGCGCCGCCACTGCGGGCCGAAGCCCGAGGACTACCGGGGAGCTCATGATCTTGACGCTCGAGGAGACGGCCTTGGCTGCCCCGGGAAGCAGCGACAGGTATCGGTTGTTCGGGAACCACGTCGCGTCGTAGCGGCCGGCCGCACGACCGGATGCAACGAGTTCCGTGCCGGCGAGGGTGCCGGTGTAGTCGAAGACCACCCGGATTCCCTTGTCCGCTGCCGCGGACTCCAGGATCGGAGCCATGTCCTTGACCTCGCTGCCCGCAAGGACCCTAAGAATCGTGGCGTCGTTGGGCAAGCCGTCCTGCTCGTTCGGCTGCGCAACGGTGCAGCCCGCCAGCAGCAGCGCCGCGACCGCGACCACGCCGCAACT
This genomic window contains:
- a CDS encoding VWA domain-containing protein; amino-acid sequence: MVAVAALLLAGCTVAQPNEQDGLPNDATILRVLAGSEVKDMAPILESAAADKGIRVVFDYTGTLAGTELVASGRAAGRYDATWFPNNRYLSLLPGAAKAVSSSVKIMSSPVVLGLRPAVAARLGWDSAPPTWSDLATAAADGEFTYGMTNPAASNSGFSALVAVATALSGTGTALTDADVTAVGPELTRFFSGQKLTAGSSGFLADKFLADPTLVDGVINYESVLLGLDSTAAPLTIVRPTDGVVTSDYPLTLLASADTGKRPLFDTLTAWLTTDAVQKRIVSETHRRPGVPGTDTGSAFPAGILFETPFPNTLDVANTLIETYLDTVRAPAQTLFVLDTSGSMAGERLTALQKALKNLAGADSSTTGGFAAFRNRERVTLIPFSTAPDAPTIVDVPQADKTEALQRIRDVADGLSADGGTAIYASLERAYALARKQKAERPDTFVSIVLMTDGENTDGATAKDFADYYAAQDADTRSIATYVVLFGNGNVDELTSVAKLTGGQAFDALNGDLSSAFQDIRGYQ